GTCATTTTTGTGGTAAGTCTCGTGATCGGTCTTATCCTCGGTGGATACCTGATCGACTACATACATCGAAAACGCCATGGTGGATTTCGAGTCTAGAACATGCTCCGTATCGCCACGTGGAACGTGAACTCGTTGCGAGTTCGCCTATCCCACGTTTTAGACTGGTTAGCGCATGCGCAGCCCGACATCCTTGCCCTGCAGGAGACCAAACTACCCGACGAAGACTTTCCTACCGACAGCATCCACCAGAGCAGCTACCAAGCGATCTATGCGGGACAGAAGACTTACAACGGCGTTGCAACGTTAAGCCGACAGCCCGGTACCGATGTAATTACAGACCTTCCCGGATTGAATGATCCACAGCGTCGCCTGTTAGGCGCATCGTACGGCGAGGTGATGGTCCTGAACGTTTATGTGCCCAATGGAGCCGAGGTGAGTTCAGACAAATATGCATATAAGCTTGAATGGCTTTCGAAACTTCACGCATATATCGAAGAGCTCCTGGCCAGAAAACCCCACCTGATCGTGCTCGGCGACTTCAATATTGCCCCAGAGGATCGCGATGTGCACGATCCCGTGGCATGGGAAGGCAAGGTCCTGGTCAGCGAGCCGGAACGGAACCAGTTTAAGCGCCTGCTAGAACTCGGGCTAGTCGACTGCTTTCGGGTGTTCGAGCAGGCCAGTGGGCACTTTTCTTGGTGGGATTACCGCGCGGCAGCTTTCCGTCGCAACCAAGGTCTGCGCATCGATCACATTCTTATAAGCAGTGAGCTGGCGAAACGTTGCACTGCTTGCTACGTCGACAAACGCCCTCGCGCCCTGGATCGGCCGTCGGACCATGTACCAGTTGTCGCCGAATTCACGCTGTAGCGGCTGAAAAACCAACTTTCCCTGTCTAGCGGTCACAGTAACCAAACTCTGGAGGGACCAAAAGCCGCTCGGCTGGTTTGCACCGTCGCGAAGATTGAAATAGACTTTAACACTTGAATTACAACACTACACATTCTGCCGCTTCGTTTTAGAGCGGACACCAAGACAAATAGGTCGGGCCATGAAACCGGACATCCATCCCGCATATGATGAAATTACCGTAACCTGTAGTTGCGGAAATTCATTTAAAACCAAATCCACACTTGGTAAGGACCTGCACATCGACGTCTGCTCACAATGTCACCCCTTCTACACCGGGAAACAAAAGCTCATGGACACCGCAGGGCGCGTCGACAAATTCCGCCGCAAATACGGCATCCAATAACCGGACGCAATAAGGGGGCTAACTTGCGGACAGCCGCTCGTACGGAGTGGTTTTTCTTACGTGTCATTCGGTCTGTCGTACTTAGCTCGGTACTTGTTGCGGCCCCGGGTAGCCTGTCCAACGCGGCCACAGATCCGGCCTGTGCCACAGATGAAGTTGACGATGAGGCCGATGTTCGCTCGATAGTGGATGGCGACACCATTGTACTCGCAGATGGCCGTCGCGTGAGGTTGATCGGCATCGATAGTCCGGAGATCGATTACGCTGGTGGCGGAGTCGAACCGTTTGCCGACACCGCACGCGGCGAGCTGACAGCGCTGCTCACCGCCCGACCGCATGTTGGCATACGCTTTGATGCGACACGCAGCGACCGATATGGGCGTCTGCTGGCCCATTTGTTCCTTGATGATGGCACAAACGTTCAAGCTTGGTTGCTAGAGCGGGGGCTCGGGACGCGACTGACGATTCCACCCAACGTGATGTATCTTGACTGCTACCGTGTGACGGAGACACGCGCACGGGATGCGGCGCGCGGTATCTGGGCGCTTCCAGAATACCAGCCGATTGAGGCGACCGAATTGACGAAGGAGGACGGCGGTTACCGAATTGTTACCGGCAACGTATTGCGGGTTGGCGAAAGCCGGTCATCCATCTGGATAAATATTGCACCGCGAATGGCCCTTCGCATCCGTCGCGAAGACCTGACTTACTTCGAGGGCATTAAGTTCCATCGCCTTGTCGGTAAACGGATCACTGCCCGCGGCTGGCTATATACGAAAAATGCTGAGATCCGCATGCGTATACAGCACTCGGCCAACCTGCAGATCGCTGATCCAGCCTCCTAACCACTCATGTATTGATCGGCACGCGCTTTGAGGAGCGCCTCGGGTAGTCGCCGTTAATAGATCACGCCGAGGAACCGTTACGTATCCTGAATGGCTGCTACCCCACAGAGGAGCCCGGGCCAAATCAACTTCCTCACAATCATGCGGCAAATGATCCGAGGTTAGGCACTTCATGGCCCCAGAAACTTACCCCTTATGTTTAGGCAACTTCTAACGTAGCCAGCTTAAGCTATTGCCGGCCTTAGCGTTCGATCGTTATCCACATTTTTTGGGGATAACTCTGTGGACTCCTTCCAGATCCACGGCTCGAATCGGCCCTGTGATTACGATTGTAACAAAACAGTCAAAATTTAGCCGATCCAAAAAACACCATATATTTTAATCAGTTATAGTTCGATTGCGGCCCGGAATCCGGCTCGGACGACGCCCAAAGCCCGTGGGCTAGCGCATCCGTTCACAAGTGTGTATAAAGGCAATCACAGCGGCCTTATTTGGGCCACTTTGGAACTTTTTCCACAGGCCGGATTCTAATTAAGTCCTAGTGAACCGAATCCCGCTCTTCCTCCCTTGAGCGGGAACCCCCAGCCCGGCACCCCAGCCGGGCGATGCTGGCCCCGGTGTGCCCTCCCTCCCCCTTTCAGACCGGGGCCTTTTTTTGCCCTGGCCTCTAAGATTTCACCCCGCACTCGCTTGTCCCTCACATAAGGCCAGGCAAGTCCGCTGCATAAACCCGGCTCGACGGTATACACACCGTTGCACAAGGTTATACTCGATGCTACGTTGTGGCGGCCGATTTTCCTTGAGCCACCCGGACTCCGTAAGCAGAGGGCAATGATCCGAGGTAATAAAACAATCGACCATGAAAACATTCCTCAAAATCACGGCTCTTTTGGTCATAACCACCCTAGGCGTCGCCGAAGCAGGCGGTGATCCCACCGCCGGTAAAGCCAAGTCAGTCGCCTGCGCCGCATGCCATGGTACAGACGGTAACAGCACCAATCCCGTTTGGCCCAAGCTCGCAGGCCAGAACGCCCAATACCTTCTGAAACAGCTCGCCGATTTCAAAGCTGGCGAGCGCATCGATCCGATGATGAGTCCCATGGCCACCCCTTTAACCGAGGCCGGCATAGCTGATCTCGCGAGCTTCTATGCGTCCCAATCGATCACGGTGGGATCTGCGAAGCCCGACTTGGTTGCTGCGGGTGAACGCATCTATCGGGGCGGCAACCGCGCCACCGGCGTGGCGGCCTGTATGGCCTGCCATGGACCGCGTGGCGTGGGCAACCCCGCGGCAAAGTACCCCGCATTGGGTGGGCAACATGCTGCTTACACAGCGAAACAGTTGCGCGCCTTCAAATCTGGTGAACGCGCTAACGACCCAAACAGCGTGATGCGGACGATCGCAGCGAGGATGAATGATGAGGAAATCGATGCAGTCGCCGAGTACGTAAGCGGTCTGCATTAAGGTCGCTGGCAATGTCGTCTGAAGCATCGATCACCCGTGGAGCACCAAGAGTAAATTTTTCCGCCAGCAACCATCAGGCAGGTTAAGACTCGACTTAATTAGTGTGTATCTGCCATCGGGCAGTACGCCTTTGGCCCGCATCTATCGAAAGGCTCTAAATTTCAACAGCAAGTCACGCTTTTCATTGTGAACGCCTCGACGATAACGTCCCGATCTCCTGCCAGCCTTGCCCGGATATGGATGCAATTCCTCGGCTCAATGAACTTGGCCATCACGCTTTTTGTGGGGATTGCCATTGCCTCAGTGATCGGTACGGTGTTGCGTCAGAATGAGTCGTACCAAAACTACATCATCAAATTCGGCCCGTTTTGGCACGAGGTCTTCAAGACACTGGGCCTCTACGATGTCTACGCGTCCGGTTGGTTTCTTTTCGCCCTCACCTTTCTCGTCCTCTCGACCAGTGTATGCGTAATCCGTAACGCTCCCATCATGATCCGCAGCATGCGCGAATTTCGGGAGAACATTCAGGAACGTTCGCTCCAAAATTTGCCCAATCGCGCACAATGGACGGTCCAAAGGCCTCTCGAACAGGTCTTGGCAAGGATCAGCGCAATCCTTAAAGGCCTGGGTTATAGGCTGCGCATTAAGGATCACGGGACCCATACCGTCCTCGCTGCGATGAAGGGGGCAAGCAACCGCGCAGGGTATCTGCTGACACATATAGCAATCGTAACCATCTGCGTCGCGGGACTTTTGGACGGCAACCTGCCGCTGAAGCTCAAGGCGCTTTCAGGTCACATCACTATTGAAACCCGTGACATCCCAGTTTCCGAAGTGCCGGCGCAAAGCCGCCTGCCAACGCACAACCCCTCATTTCGGGGAAACGTCTCAATACCCGAAGGAAGTGCCGTGGATGTGGCATTTATCAACATCGCCGAGGGCTACGTGGTACAGGAATTACCCTTTGTGGTGGAAGTAAGAGACTTTAGGATCGCACATTACGCAAACGGTCAACCCAAATCATTCGAGACAGATCTGCTGATCCACGATCCGAAAATGCCTACGCCCTTGCGGTACACCATTGGCGTCAACAAGCCGTTGACTTACAACGGCTATACCCTCTACCAGGCGAGTTTCGGGGATGGCGGCTCCAAGTTGCAGCTGAAAGCAACATCTCTGAGGGGCCCCGCCAACGGCGAACGCGACATCCTTGAATTAACTGGCGTGATAAACGAAGACCTTAACCTCAACACCCTCGAAGGACCGCTGCGCCTGGAACTAACTGATTTCCGTCGTTTCAATATCCAACCCACCCCCGAAGGCGACCCGTCAGGAAAATCGTTCAGGGACGCCGGCCCAAGTTTCACATTCAAACTCCGCTGGCCCAATGGCGTCGCCAAGGAGTACATCAACTACATGTACCCCGTCACATTCGAGACGCGGCCGTTTTACTTGAGTGGCGTGCGTTCCTCCCCTGCCGAAGAATTCAAGTACCTGCATATTCCTGCGGATGCCAGCGGCGAGCCTGGCCGATTCCTTCGCTTTCAGATGCTTTTAAGCGATGACAAACGACTTGCTGAGATCACCCAAGACACCACACGCCGTTCACTCGCTGAAGCGCGAATCGACGACACCAAACTTCAAGAAGAGGTCAGCACTGCCATGGCGCAGCTCGTGGAAATTTTTAGGGCGGGTGGCTACGACGCATTGAGCGAGTATCTTGACGCGAACGTACCGGAAGACAAGCGTGGTGCCGCAGCCGAGGCCTACCTTAAAGTATTGGATCATGGGCTGCGAGACATCTATATGGCCGTATTGGAAGAGGAAGGGATCGACACAAGCAAAGAGATCAGCCCAGAAGACAGACAGTTCTTCGAGGACGCGGTCAGTGCGCTATCCGTGCTTCACAGATACGGATCGCCATTTTATCTCCAACTCGAGGACTTTGAGCATAGACAGGCGACCGGCTTACTCATTACCCGTACGCCAGGAAAAAATATAGTGTATCTTGGCTTCGCGATGCTAATTACCGGCATTTTTCTCCTACTTTATGTTCCCCATCAAAGAGTATGGGCGCTCATTGCCACGAACGGGGGGGCGACGCACATTCTCCTGGCCGGTAGCAGGCTGCGGCATCAGCACGATTTCGCTAAGGAATTCGTTCAACTGCGGCGGAATCTACACGACGCCATAACAAAAACTAGATGAATCAACATGACCATCCACCGCATAGCGGCCCACATTTAGGCAACAAACCGGCCAGATCGCCATCTAATATACTTTAATATAATGCTCAGACACTGGAAAACGACGGAGAGCAAGCGATGGCAGTGACACGCGATTCACTGATGCGTGCGCCCGGGCAGCGACCGCTACGTCAAACGTTGGGCATCTTGGCCTGGTTGTGGTCTGCCGTACTCGCTGGGGCAGTGACCTACACCACTATCGCCTATTGGGATTTTATGGATGCCTACGAAGTGGGCATTCTGGGTATGGCCACCGCCGCGCTGATGGTCATAGGATGGAAGTGGAAGCCGATTCGGTTCCTCACCATTACTGTAGCCGCCTTGAGTCTGTTCAGCATTAGCCTATACGGCACCTCACTCGCAAGCGGCGAAGAAAAGTTTTTTCTAAAGTATCTTCTGTCAAGTCAATCCGCAACGATGTGGATGAGTGCCCTCTATGTGATGGCGACCTTTACCTACTTCGGAAGCCTCTTTGCCAACTCGGAGTTTACCGGCAAGGTTGCGACAGCCATGACCTGGTCAGCGATCGCGATGGGGCTCATTGGCTTGATGGTGCGCTGGCGCGAATCGTATCTCATCAGTACTGACGTGGGCCACATTCCTGTCAGCAATCTCTATGAAGTCTTTATCCTATTCTGCATCATCACGTCGCTTGTGTACCTTTTCTATGAAGCGAAATACAGAACGCGCGCCATGGGAGGATTCGTTCTGCTCATCGTCAGCGCAGCAGTCGGTTTCTTATTGTGGTACACGTTTGATCGGGGCGCCAACGAGATCCAGCCTTTGGTGCCCGCCCTTCAGAGTTATTGGATGAAGATCCACGTGCCCGCCAATTTTATAGGCTATGGCTGCTTCAGCCTGGCGGCCATGGTTGGCGTAACCTACCTGCTGCGCGCGCTGAGCGAAAAGACACGGCCTCATGGGTTCATGGCAGCACGCCTACCACCCCTCGATTTGCTTGACGATGTCATGTACAAGGCGATTGCTCTGGGTTTCGCCTTCTTCACCATTGCGACCATCCTAGGGTCCTTGTGGGCGGCGGAGGCATGGGGCGGTTATTGGTCCTGGGACCCGAAAGAAACCTGGGCCTTAATCGTATGGCTAAACTATGCTGCCTGGTTGCACATGCGCATTGCCAAGGGCTGGCGTGGGATGCCCATGGCCTGGTGGGCCATCGTGGGATTGTTCGTCACATTGTTTGCATTTCTTGGCGTCAATATGTTTCTGTCCGGCCTGCATTCTTACGGCGAGTTGTAGGGAGCATGCCATACAATTCATAGCCCAATAAATGGGGCCCCATCCGATGAAAAGAATCCTTGTCTTGTTATGCGTCGTTTGGCTTACGCCATTTGCAGGAGCCGGTCTCGCCACTGCGGCCGAACCACAGTCTGGCCCGGAACATGCCTACCGGCGTATCGTGCCACCACAACCGACAGACACCGATGGCAAAGTGGAGGTGGTCGAAGTGTTCTGGTATGGCTGTTCCCACTGTTATGATTTTGAACCTTACCTCAATGAGTGGCTCGCCACGATATCCCCCGACGTGCAGTTCAAGCGCATGCCCGGTGTCTTCAGAAAAAGCTGGATGGCTCATGCGAGGGCCTACTACACGGCCGAGCAACTTGGGATTGTCGAGGAAATCCACACACCGCTCTTTGATGCCATTCACAAAGACAACCAAAAGCTCAACGACGAAGCATCGCTGAAGGCATTCTTTGTGAGCCACGGGGTACGTGAGGAGGACTTCACTAAGGCCTACAACTCATTTACCGTCGATAGCAAAGTCAAGCAGGCGGTCGTCATGGGTCAACGCTACGGTGTCACTGGCGTGCCCTCGATGATCGTGAATGGAAAGTATCGGTCCAGCGCCAGTATTACCGGGAGCTATGCGAATCTCATCCAGGCCGTCAACGAGCTCATCGAACAGGAAAGACAGGCGAGTAAGGTAGCCGCTCAGCCCTAGATTATTTCAGAAATGAGAAAAGGCCTTGCTGCAGCACAGGATACCAACATTCCGATAGAGCACACGTTTTTTTACGTCTGCCCCAATCATTCGCAAATAAAACCCCCAAACTGTTTGCACGGCTTGGGGGTTTGTGGGCTTGTGCTTGCTGTTTCTTTAGAAGATCTCTGATCTCTCCCAGTAATATTTCACCTCTAGGTGGCGGGTCGGTGCGGCTTCTTCGGCACGCCGCAACTGATTCATGGCCCGTATTAGCAAATAGATTACAAACGAAACGACCAGGAAACTGATTAGGTTGTTGATAAACAATCCCCAATTCACGGTCACTGCCCCAGCCTCCGCCGCCGCTTCGACGATCGAATAGGGGGCCGCGGTCGCCCCCTCCTTAATCACCAAAAACCAATTGGAGAAATCTACGCCCCCCAAAAGCAAGCCAACAGGCGGCATAAGGACGTCATTGACCAGACTGTTGACCACCGTGCCGACTGCGGCACCGATGACGATCCCGGTTGCCATATCCAGCATGTTGCCTTTCAGCGCGAACTCTTTGAATTCTTTAAGCATGTCTCTCCCTCCTCTAAGGCGTATTGTTAGCCAACCCGTAGCGCTTTTATCCCCTCGAAGAGTTAACGTTTCGGATTGTTGAACACCACCACACCACCTTTTAGAAATGCGATACCAGATACCGTAGACCCGGTTAAAATTCGAACCATCGATTCCAATTCAGCAGGATCAAACCACTTGCTCCGGGGGTGCCTGTTCGCCAAACGCGGTATTCTCCCAGTGTTGGATTTGTGGCATAGTGATATGTTCAGCACCAAGTGTTGCCGTGGCTTACAGCATGGCTGAGAACCTATGGCTTCGCGACAAACGACAAAAACAGTGGGGAGGCCCATATCATGAGTCAATCAATAGAGACAATCGAGGGCATTGGTCCTGCGTATGGTGAAAAACTCCGCAATGCCGGTTGCGGAACGCCCGAGGCTCTGCTCAACGCTGGCGCTACGCCTGATGGTCGTCAGACGATCGCCGCCAAGACCGGTATCAGCGATTCGGTCGTCTTGCGTTGCGTGAATATGGCTGACTTGTTTCGGATTAAGGGAGTGGCCGGCGAATACGCTGAGCTGCTGGAAGCGTCGGGCGTGGATACAGTGAAAGAGCTCAGACACCGTAACGCAGAAAACCTCGCCGCTAAGATGGAAGAGGTCAATGGCACAAAGCGGCTCTGCCGGGTAGTTCCGAGCCTGAAACAGATCGAAGATTGGATCGCCCAGGCCAAAGAGCTGCCACCGGTGGTGACGTACTGAGATTTCGGTAGGAATCCACCGGAACGCCTTGGCCCAACGCCGGCAAACTTTCTATTTAAAGGGATCCTCGCAGCACAGACCGACCAGGCCCACTTAGGGCCTGGCCGTTTTATGCCGGCTGGTGCCAACTCCCCGAGGTCCAATCTGCTTAACGTACCGACAACAGATTTTGCCAGCCATATACTGCGCATGACAACCCCGCTTGACTGATTCAATTGACCTGTCGGTCGCGATACACTCGCAACCCGAAGGGAAAATCCGTCTTACCAATCGCTACGGAGACAGCCCAAAATGACAAACGGACCCGAACTCCTTATCGGTGGCACCGGAGACCGCCAGTGTCGCATGGCGGCGCGAATGGGGAACCGGCATGGGCTCATCGCCGGCGCCACGGGCACCGGTAAGACCGTTTCGCTACAAGTACTAGCCGAGGGTTTCTCCCGAATCGGCGTGCCGGTTTTCCTGACCGATGTCAAAGGCGATCTGTCCGGACTCGCCAACCCGGGAAAGCCGCACCCCAAGATCGATGAGCGCGTCCGCAAGATTAAAATCACCGACTACCAACAACGGCCAAACCCAGTACTCTTCTGGGATCTCGACGGGGATCTTGGGCACCCCATTCGAGCCACGATATCCGATCTTGGGCCCTTGATGCTGTCCAATCTGTTTGAACTGAACGACACGCAGACTGGCGTCTTGTACAGCACGTTTAAGATGGCCGACGACGGCGGCTTACTCTTGCTCGATTTGAAAGATCTGCGCGCCATGCTCCACTGGATGGGAGAAAACGCCAAGGAACTTCCGAATGAGTACGGCAATATCTCGAATGCAAGTATTGGGGCCATTCAACGGCGGCTCCTCGTTCTCGCGGAGCAAGGGGCCGAGAAATTTTTTGGCGAACCCGCACTACAACTTTCAGATCTGATGCAACATGATTTCTCCGGAAACGGAGTCATCAGCATTCTGGACGTTACCCGCTTAGTTTCCGAGTCCCCAAGACTGTACGCAACATTTCTGCTGTGGCTTCTGGCCGAGCTATTTGAACAACTACCCGAAGTCGGCGACGCCGATCGTCCCAAGTTTGTCTTCTTTTTCGACGAGGCGCATTTGTTATTCAACAGAGCCCCGAGAGCGCTGCACGACAAAATCGAACAGGTGGTGCGCCTGATTCGCTCAAAAGGGGTTGGCGTTTTTTTCATCACCCAGAGCCCGCTCGATATCCCCGAGGATGTGTTGGGCCAGCTCGGTTGCCGCATACAGCATGCCCTGCGCGCGTTCACCCCAAAGGACAAAAAAGTCGTAAGAACCGTCGCCGAGACCTTTTGACCCAACCCCGGTGTGGATCCGCAACGCGCGATCACCGAACTCGGCATTGGCGAAGCCTTGGTGTCGGTGCTCGATGAGAGCGGGAGCCCAACACCCGTGGAACGTGTCTTGATGCGACCACCCGAATCCCGTATCGGGCCGTTGGATGATGCCGAACGCAAAGAAATCCTAGACCGTTCACCGATGCGCGGCCGCTACGACCAGGATATCGACCGCGAATCGGCCTATGAGTTATTGGAGCAACGTGCCGAGAAGGCAGCAACCGAAGAAGCCGCCAGACGCGCCGAAGCCGAAGAGACTAAGCGACAAAAAGAAGTCGAGAAACGTGCCCGGCGCTCTGCCGGGCGGCAGCGCCAGGGTGTCAGTGAAGCCTTTATCAAAAGCGCCGCGCGTGCCGTTGGCAGCCAGGTAGGCGGACGCCTTGGGCGGCGAATTGTCCGCGGGCTGCTGGGTTCCCTTTTGGGTGGCCGGTGAGCCTCACTCGGGCTTCGAATAATTCCCAGCACTGACACCGACAAGAGCGAAGTCCGACCGCGTATAACCCCTTCCAGAATCGATTTGAATGACGCTTGATCAGACGTGTCTGGCGCGCCCTAGAGGATTCGAACCTCTGACCTTTGGCTCCGGAGGCCAACGCTCTATCCAACTGAGCTAAGGGCGCAGGAATTCGCTGCATGCAGGATTGACTTATCAACCGTCCAATGAGGCCCCATTTGGACACAACACCCCACCTATCCAAGCAGAACCTGGCTCTGGGGCGTCAAATGTAGCGTACCCGTTTGCGGCAGACCAGTCCACGGCCGAGTGTTCAGCGACACGGGATCTGGTAATATTTTCGCCGAATCTTCGGGCCCACCAATAATCAAGCATCCGGGCGGTAACCCCAAGAGAGCAAAAGGGAGGCAGCATGAGCAAAGAACAAGACACACTATTTTTTAGAAACGTCGCCGGCGTGATGGGCGCGCTCATCGCCGCCGTGTTGGTCTTCTTCTTGGTGGCGCGTGCCATTGGCGAAGGCCACTACGCAGCGGCACCAACCAGCAAAGAAGCCAAAGCCGAGATCGCCAAAGCAGTCGATGAGACCATTAAACCGGTCGGCAAGGTGAAAGTGGCTAGCGTGACGGACGTACGCGAGGAAAACATGATCAGTGAGGACCTCCTGGGCTCCCCCGCACCCCAGGCCGTGGCTTTAACTGAAGAGGGCAAGAAAATATACGATAAGGCCTGTGTCGCCTGCCACGGGGCGGGTGTCGCCGGCGCCCCCAAACTGGGCGATGCCGCCGCCTGGGCG
Above is a window of Gammaproteobacteria bacterium DNA encoding:
- the xth gene encoding exodeoxyribonuclease III, with the protein product MLRIATWNVNSLRVRLSHVLDWLAHAQPDILALQETKLPDEDFPTDSIHQSSYQAIYAGQKTYNGVATLSRQPGTDVITDLPGLNDPQRRLLGASYGEVMVLNVYVPNGAEVSSDKYAYKLEWLSKLHAYIEELLARKPHLIVLGDFNIAPEDRDVHDPVAWEGKVLVSEPERNQFKRLLELGLVDCFRVFEQASGHFSWWDYRAAAFRRNQGLRIDHILISSELAKRCTACYVDKRPRALDRPSDHVPVVAEFTL
- the rpmE gene encoding 50S ribosomal protein L31; translated protein: MKPDIHPAYDEITVTCSCGNSFKTKSTLGKDLHIDVCSQCHPFYTGKQKLMDTAGRVDKFRRKYGIQ
- a CDS encoding thermonuclease family protein, which gives rise to MRTAARTEWFFLRVIRSVVLSSVLVAAPGSLSNAATDPACATDEVDDEADVRSIVDGDTIVLADGRRVRLIGIDSPEIDYAGGGVEPFADTARGELTALLTARPHVGIRFDATRSDRYGRLLAHLFLDDGTNVQAWLLERGLGTRLTIPPNVMYLDCYRVTETRARDAARGIWALPEYQPIEATELTKEDGGYRIVTGNVLRVGESRSSIWINIAPRMALRIRREDLTYFEGIKFHRLVGKRITARGWLYTKNAEIRMRIQHSANLQIADPAS
- a CDS encoding c-type cytochrome, whose product is MKTFLKITALLVITTLGVAEAGGDPTAGKAKSVACAACHGTDGNSTNPVWPKLAGQNAQYLLKQLADFKAGERIDPMMSPMATPLTEAGIADLASFYASQSITVGSAKPDLVAAGERIYRGGNRATGVAACMACHGPRGVGNPAAKYPALGGQHAAYTAKQLRAFKSGERANDPNSVMRTIAARMNDEEIDAVAEYVSGLH
- a CDS encoding cytochrome c biogenesis protein ResB, whose protein sequence is MNLAITLFVGIAIASVIGTVLRQNESYQNYIIKFGPFWHEVFKTLGLYDVYASGWFLFALTFLVLSTSVCVIRNAPIMIRSMREFRENIQERSLQNLPNRAQWTVQRPLEQVLARISAILKGLGYRLRIKDHGTHTVLAAMKGASNRAGYLLTHIAIVTICVAGLLDGNLPLKLKALSGHITIETRDIPVSEVPAQSRLPTHNPSFRGNVSIPEGSAVDVAFINIAEGYVVQELPFVVEVRDFRIAHYANGQPKSFETDLLIHDPKMPTPLRYTIGVNKPLTYNGYTLYQASFGDGGSKLQLKATSLRGPANGERDILELTGVINEDLNLNTLEGPLRLELTDFRRFNIQPTPEGDPSGKSFRDAGPSFTFKLRWPNGVAKEYINYMYPVTFETRPFYLSGVRSSPAEEFKYLHIPADASGEPGRFLRFQMLLSDDKRLAEITQDTTRRSLAEARIDDTKLQEEVSTAMAQLVEIFRAGGYDALSEYLDANVPEDKRGAAAEAYLKVLDHGLRDIYMAVLEEEGIDTSKEISPEDRQFFEDAVSALSVLHRYGSPFYLQLEDFEHRQATGLLITRTPGKNIVYLGFAMLITGIFLLLYVPHQRVWALIATNGGATHILLAGSRLRHQHDFAKEFVQLRRNLHDAITKTR
- the ccsB gene encoding c-type cytochrome biogenesis protein CcsB, which translates into the protein MRAPGQRPLRQTLGILAWLWSAVLAGAVTYTTIAYWDFMDAYEVGILGMATAALMVIGWKWKPIRFLTITVAALSLFSISLYGTSLASGEEKFFLKYLLSSQSATMWMSALYVMATFTYFGSLFANSEFTGKVATAMTWSAIAMGLIGLMVRWRESYLISTDVGHIPVSNLYEVFILFCIITSLVYLFYEAKYRTRAMGGFVLLIVSAAVGFLLWYTFDRGANEIQPLVPALQSYWMKIHVPANFIGYGCFSLAAMVGVTYLLRALSEKTRPHGFMAARLPPLDLLDDVMYKAIALGFAFFTIATILGSLWAAEAWGGYWSWDPKETWALIVWLNYAAWLHMRIAKGWRGMPMAWWAIVGLFVTLFAFLGVNMFLSGLHSYGEL
- a CDS encoding thiol:disulfide interchange protein DsbA/DsbL, whose amino-acid sequence is MKRILVLLCVVWLTPFAGAGLATAAEPQSGPEHAYRRIVPPQPTDTDGKVEVVEVFWYGCSHCYDFEPYLNEWLATISPDVQFKRMPGVFRKSWMAHARAYYTAEQLGIVEEIHTPLFDAIHKDNQKLNDEASLKAFFVSHGVREEDFTKAYNSFTVDSKVKQAVVMGQRYGVTGVPSMIVNGKYRSSASITGSYANLIQAVNELIEQERQASKVAAQP
- the mscL gene encoding large conductance mechanosensitive channel protein MscL, giving the protein MLKEFKEFALKGNMLDMATGIVIGAAVGTVVNSLVNDVLMPPVGLLLGGVDFSNWFLVIKEGATAAPYSIVEAAAEAGAVTVNWGLFINNLISFLVVSFVIYLLIRAMNQLRRAEEAAPTRHLEVKYYWERSEIF
- a CDS encoding DUF4332 domain-containing protein, coding for MSQSIETIEGIGPAYGEKLRNAGCGTPEALLNAGATPDGRQTIAAKTGISDSVVLRCVNMADLFRIKGVAGEYAELLEASGVDTVKELRHRNAENLAAKMEEVNGTKRLCRVVPSLKQIEDWIAQAKELPPVVTY
- a CDS encoding c-type cytochrome — translated: MSKEQDTLFFRNVAGVMGALIAAVLVFFLVARAIGEGHYAAAPTSKEAKAEIAKAVDETIKPVGKVKVASVTDVREENMISEDLLGSPAPQAVALTEEGKKIYDKACVACHGAGVAGAPKLGDAAAWAPRINQGMDVLYEHAIKGFQGSTGLMPPKGGFTDLSDEEVKTAVSYMVDQAQ